The following coding sequences lie in one Arachis hypogaea cultivar Tifrunner chromosome 9, arahy.Tifrunner.gnm2.J5K5, whole genome shotgun sequence genomic window:
- the LOC112711731 gene encoding cysteine and histidine-rich domain-containing protein RAR1 isoform X2 — protein sequence MPSSPTTIIPTVPVDIMILSPIFHDGMKEWSCCKKRSHDFSLFLEIPGCKTGKHTSEKQVIAPVKKATVAAPTAAPSTNASAKDSCSRCRQGFFCSDHGSQVKPVNTDGDNPGSVAGHACAETNSSVQDPKDPKKIVDINEPQVCKNKGCGQTFKEKDNHETACSYHPGPAVFHDRMRGWKCCDIHVKEFDEFMSIPPCTKGWHNADPDQ from the exons ATGCCATCTTCTCCGACGACGATAATCCCGACGGTTCCTGTCGATATCATGATTCTGtct CCAATCTTTCATGATGGGATGAAAGAATGGAGCTGTTGCAAGAAAAGAAGTCATGATTTCAGCTTGTTTTTGGAAATTCCAGG ATGTAAGACCGGAAAACATACATCTGAAAAGCAAGTGATTGCACCGGTTAAGAAGGCTACTGTGGCTGCTCCAACTGCAGCTCCTTCAACCAATGCATCGGCAAAGGACTCTTGTTCTAGGTGTCGGCAGGGATTCTTTTGCTCAGATCATG GTTCACAAGTCAAACCTGTAAATACTGATGGAGATAACCCTGGAAGTGTTGCCGGACATGCCTGCGCTGAGACCAATTCAAGTGTTCAGGATCCAAAGGATCCTAAGAAGATAGTCGATATAAACGAGCCCCAAGTGTGTAAAAATAAAGGGTGTGGCCAAACTTTCAAGGAGAAGGATAATCATGAGACTGCTTGCAGCTACCATCCTGGCCCCGCGGTGTTTCACGACCGGATGAGAGGG TGGAAGTGCTGTGACATTCACGTGAAAGAATTTGATGAGTTTATGAGTATTCCTCCATGCACAAAGGGATGGCATAATGCTGACCCTGATCAATGA
- the LOC112711731 gene encoding cysteine and histidine-rich domain-containing protein RAR1 isoform X1 — protein MIFYQFTFHLACLGLALIDGQTSFLQGPIFHDGMKEWSCCKKRSHDFSLFLEIPGCKTGKHTSEKQVIAPVKKATVAAPTAAPSTNASAKDSCSRCRQGFFCSDHGSQVKPVNTDGDNPGSVAGHACAETNSSVQDPKDPKKIVDINEPQVCKNKGCGQTFKEKDNHETACSYHPGPAVFHDRMRGWKCCDIHVKEFDEFMSIPPCTKGWHNADPDQ, from the exons atgatattttaccAATTCACTTTCCATTTGGCATGTTTGGGACTTGCGCTTATTGACGggcaaacttcatttcttcaggGA CCAATCTTTCATGATGGGATGAAAGAATGGAGCTGTTGCAAGAAAAGAAGTCATGATTTCAGCTTGTTTTTGGAAATTCCAGG ATGTAAGACCGGAAAACATACATCTGAAAAGCAAGTGATTGCACCGGTTAAGAAGGCTACTGTGGCTGCTCCAACTGCAGCTCCTTCAACCAATGCATCGGCAAAGGACTCTTGTTCTAGGTGTCGGCAGGGATTCTTTTGCTCAGATCATG GTTCACAAGTCAAACCTGTAAATACTGATGGAGATAACCCTGGAAGTGTTGCCGGACATGCCTGCGCTGAGACCAATTCAAGTGTTCAGGATCCAAAGGATCCTAAGAAGATAGTCGATATAAACGAGCCCCAAGTGTGTAAAAATAAAGGGTGTGGCCAAACTTTCAAGGAGAAGGATAATCATGAGACTGCTTGCAGCTACCATCCTGGCCCCGCGGTGTTTCACGACCGGATGAGAGGG TGGAAGTGCTGTGACATTCACGTGAAAGAATTTGATGAGTTTATGAGTATTCCTCCATGCACAAAGGGATGGCATAATGCTGACCCTGATCAATGA
- the LOC112711733 gene encoding LRR receptor-like serine/threonine-protein kinase ERL1 isoform X3 yields the protein MEDDELLLLFHGSRRQRKRPVLLHPLLMVMLLFLFSPFVHPLTEEGQALMSIKASFNNMADVLHDWDDVHNEDFCSWRGIFCDNSSFTVISLNLSSLLLGGEISPAIGDLRNLQSLDLQGNKLSGQIPDEIGNCADLTHLDLSDNQLYGDIPFSISKLKQLEFLNLKRNQLTGPIPTTLSQIPNLKTLDLAQNKLIGEIPRLLYWNEVLQYLGLRGNMLTGTLSPDICQLTGLWYFDVRGNNLTGTIPDSIGNCTSFEILDISYNQISGEIPYNIGFLQVATLSLQGNRLTGKIPEVIGLMQALAILDLSENELVGPIPPILGNLSFTGKLYLHGNKLTGPIPAELGNMSKLSYLQLNDNQLMGRIPNEIGKLEHLFELNLANNHLVGSIPHNISSCTALNQFNVHGNQLSGSIPLSFRSLESLTYLNLSANNFKGSIPTELGHIINLDTLDLSSNYFSGHVPASVGYLEHLLTLNLSHNQLYGPLPGEFGNLRSIQIIDMSSNNLSGSIPPEFGQLQNLMSLILNNNNLHGKIPDQLSNCFSLTSLNLSYNNFSGVIPAMKNFSRFSAESFLGNPLLCGDWLGSICRPHIAKSRVFLSRIAVICLALGLITLLAMVTVAIRKSSQSKQLVKGSGRIGQGMVNFINDMLVTLLSLILLTCLFFQYYLSGPPKLVILHMDMAIHTLDDIMRSTENLSEKYAIGYGASSTVYKCALKNSRPIAVKRLYNQHPHNLQEFETELETIGSIRHRNLVTLHGYALTPYGNLLFYDYMANGSLWDLLHGPLKVKLDWETRLRIAVGAAEGLAYLHHDCNPRIVHRDIKSSNILLDENFEAHLSDFGTAKSISSARTHTSTYVLGTIGYIDPEYARTSRLNEKSDVYSFGIVLLELLTGKKAVDNESNLHQLILSKADNNTVMEAVDPEVSITCIDLAHVKKTFQLALLCTKRNPSERPTMHEVARVLVSLLPAPPSKMRSGPAKNVDYAQFLIGKGQQQSKVEGLQLQQDNNSSNAQWFVRFGDAISKNTL from the exons ATGGAGGATGATGAGCTGCTGCTGTTGTTCCATGGTAGCCGCCGGCAGAGGAAAAGGCCCGTGCTGCTTCATCCTCTGTTAATGGTGATGCTGCTGTTCCTCTTTTCTCCGTTTGTTCACCCACTCACTGAAGAAG GACAAGCATTGATGTCAATCAAGGCTTCCTTCAACAATATGGCAGATGTTCTGCATGACTGGGACGATGTCCACAACGAAGACTTCTGCTCATGGCGTGGCATCTTCTGTGACAATTCTAGCTTCACCGTGATTTCTCT GAACTTGTCGAGCTTGTTACTGGGCGGGGAAATATCACCAGCCATTGGTGATTTAAGAAACTTGCAATCCCT AGACCTGCAGGGGAACAAATTATCCGGTCAAATACCAGATGAAATTGGGAACTGTGCTGATCTTACCCATCT GGATTTGTCTGACAATCAGCTATATGGTGATATACCTTTCTCCATATCAAAGCTGAAGCAGCttgagttttt GAATTTGAAGAGGAATCAGTTGACTGGTCCTATCCCCACAACTTTATCCCAAATCCCAAACCTGAAAACCCT CGATCTTGCACAAAACAAGCTCATTGGAGAGATACCTAGACTACTCTATTGGAATGAAGTCTTGCAGTACCT TGGATTGCGAGGGAACATGTTGACTGGAACTTTGTCCCCTGATATCTGTCAATTAACTGGTCTGTGGTACTT TGATGTAAGAGGCAATAACTTGACTGGAACTATACCTGACAGCATTGGGAACTGTACAAGTTTTGAAATCTT GGACATCTCATATAATCAGATTTCTGGAGAGATTCCCTATAATATTGGATTTCTTCAAGTGGCTACATT GTCACTTCAAGGAAATAGACTAACTGGGAAGATTCCAGAAGTAATTGGTTTAATGCAAGCCCTAGCAATTCT GGATTTGAGTGAGAATGAATTAGTAGGCCCTATCCCTCCAATACTAGGCAATTTGTCCTTCACTGGCAAGCT GTATCTTCATGGAAACAAGCTTACTGGTCCAATACCTGCAGAACTTGGCAACATGTCGAAATTGAGCTACTT GCAATTAAATGACAATCAACTGATGGGTAGAATTCCTAATGAGATTGGAAAACTTGAACACCTTTTTGAATT GAATCTTGCCAACAACCATCTTGTAGGGTCTATTCCGCATAATATAAGCTCTTGTACTGCATTGAATCAGTT TAATGTTCATGGAAATCAGTTAAGCGGCTCCATCCCACTTAGCTTCCGCAGCCTTGAGAGTTTGACCTACCT CAATCTCTCTGCTAACAATTTCAAAGGGAGCATTCCTACCGAGCTGGGACACATCATAAATCTTGATACTCT GGATCTGTCTAGCAATTATTTTTCTGGGCATGTACCAGCATCTGTGGGTTATCTAGAGCACCTTTTGACACT GAACCTGAGTCATAATCAACTTTATGGACCCTTGCCTGGCGAATTTGGCAATCTAAGAAGCATACAAATCAT TGATATGTCCTCCAACAATTTATCGGGTAGCATTCCCCCAGAGTTTGGCCAACTGCAGAACCTTATGTCTCT GATTTTGAATAACAACAACTTGCATGGGAAGATTCCTGATCAGCTTAGTAATTGTTTCAGTCTTACCTCTTT GAACTTATCCTATAATAACTTTTCTGGAGTTATTCCTGCTATGAAGAACTTTTCACGGTTTTCAGCTGAAAG CTTCCTTGGAAATCCTTTATTATGTGGGGATTGGTTAGGATCAATATGTCGTCCTCATATTGCAAAATCCAGAG TGTTTCTATCAAGAATTGCAGTTATATGTCTTGCTCTGGGTTTAATCACATTGTTGGCCATGGTAACTGTTGCTATCCGTAAATCAAGCCAATCGAAGCAATTGGTGAAAGGTTCCGGTAGAATTGGTCAAGGTATGGTGAACTTCATAAATGACATGTTAGTAACTTTGTTGTCCTTAATTCTTCTTACTTGTTTGTTTTTCCAATATTACTTATCAGGGCCACCGAAACTTGTTATTCTTCATATGGATATGGCTATCCACACCTTAGATGATATAATGAGAAGTACGGAGAATCTCAGTGAGAAATATGCTATAGGGTACGGTGCTTCTAGTACTGTATACAAGTGTGCTTTGAAGAATTCCCGACCAATTGCAGTTAAGCGATTGTACAACCAGCATCCACATAACCTGCAGGAATTTGAGACAGAACTtgaaacaattggcagcattaGGCACAGGAATCTTGTCACGTTGCATGGTTATGCACTAACACCCTATGGGAATCTCCTGTTCTATGATTATATGGCCAATGGCTCTTTGTGGGATCTTCTTCACG GTCCACTGAAGGTGAAACTTGATTGGGAGACACGCTTGAGAATTGCAGTTGGAGCTGCCGAAGGCCTTGCGTATCTCCATCATGACTGCAACCCTCGAATTGTTCACAGGGACATTAAGTCTTCGAACATCCTACTTGATGAGAACTTTGAGGCACACCTTTCGGACTTCGGAACTGCCAAATCCATCTCAAGTGCAAGAACACACACCTCAACCTATGTTCTTGGAACAATAGGCTATATTGACCCTGAATATGCCCGGACATCAAGGCTTAATGAAAAATCAGATGTTTATAGCTTTGGCATTGTTCTACTTGAGTTGCTTACTGGAAAGAAAGCAGTGGATAACGAGTCTAACTTGCACCAACTG ATATTGTCCAAGGCAGATAACAACACTGTAATGGAGGCTGTCGATCCTGAGGTTTCCATTACCTGCATTGATTTGGCTCATGTCAAGAAGACCTTTCAGCTTGCACTGCTTTGCACGAAACGAAACCCTTCCGAAAGGCCTACTATGCACGAAGTTGCCAGGGTTCTGGTCTCACTACTCCCAGCCCCTCCAAGCAAGATGCGCTCTGGCCCTGCCAAGAATGTGGACTATGCACAGTTCTTGATTGGGAAGGGACAACAGCAATCAAAAGTGGAAGGGCTTCAACTGCAGCAGGATAACAATTCATCGAATGCTCAATGGTTTGTGCGCTTTGGGGATGCAATTTCCAAGAACACTCTCTAG
- the LOC112711733 gene encoding LRR receptor-like serine/threonine-protein kinase ERL1 isoform X1 — protein sequence MEDDELLLLFHGSRRQRKRPVLLHPLLMVMLLFLFSPFVHPLTEEGQALMSIKASFNNMADVLHDWDDVHNEDFCSWRGIFCDNSSFTVISLNLSSLLLGGEISPAIGDLRNLQSLDLQGNKLSGQIPDEIGNCADLTHLDLSDNQLYGDIPFSISKLKQLEFLNLKRNQLTGPIPTTLSQIPNLKTLDLAQNKLIGEIPRLLYWNEVLQYLGLRGNMLTGTLSPDICQLTGLWYFDVRGNNLTGTIPDSIGNCTSFEILDISYNQISGEIPYNIGFLQVATLSLQGNRLTGKIPEVIGLMQALAILDLSENELVGPIPPILGNLSFTGKLYLHGNKLTGPIPAELGNMSKLSYLQLNDNQLMGRIPNEIGKLEHLFELNLANNHLVGSIPHNISSCTALNQFNVHGNQLSGSIPLSFRSLESLTYLNLSANNFKGSIPTELGHIINLDTLDLSSNYFSGHVPASVGYLEHLLTLNLSHNQLYGPLPGEFGNLRSIQIIDMSSNNLSGSIPPEFGQLQNLMSLILNNNNLHGKIPDQLSNCFSLTSLNLSYNNFSGVIPAMKNFSRFSAESFLGNPLLCGDWLGSICRPHIAKSRVFLSRIAVICLALGLITLLAMVTVAIRKSSQSKQLVKGSGRIGQGPPKLVILHMDMAIHTLDDIMRSTENLSEKYAIGYGASSTVYKCALKNSRPIAVKRLYNQHPHNLQEFETELETIGSIRHRNLVTLHGYALTPYGNLLFYDYMANGSLWDLLHGPLKVKLDWETRLRIAVGAAEGLAYLHHDCNPRIVHRDIKSSNILLDENFEAHLSDFGTAKSISSARTHTSTYVLGTIGYIDPEYARTSRLNEKSDVYSFGIVLLELLTGKKAVDNESNLHQLILSKADNNTVMEAVDPEVSITCIDLAHVKKTFQLALLCTKRNPSERPTMHEVARVLVSLLPAPPSKMRSGPAKNVDYAQFLIGKGQQQSKVEGLQLQQDNNSSNAQWFVRFGDAISKNTL from the exons ATGGAGGATGATGAGCTGCTGCTGTTGTTCCATGGTAGCCGCCGGCAGAGGAAAAGGCCCGTGCTGCTTCATCCTCTGTTAATGGTGATGCTGCTGTTCCTCTTTTCTCCGTTTGTTCACCCACTCACTGAAGAAG GACAAGCATTGATGTCAATCAAGGCTTCCTTCAACAATATGGCAGATGTTCTGCATGACTGGGACGATGTCCACAACGAAGACTTCTGCTCATGGCGTGGCATCTTCTGTGACAATTCTAGCTTCACCGTGATTTCTCT GAACTTGTCGAGCTTGTTACTGGGCGGGGAAATATCACCAGCCATTGGTGATTTAAGAAACTTGCAATCCCT AGACCTGCAGGGGAACAAATTATCCGGTCAAATACCAGATGAAATTGGGAACTGTGCTGATCTTACCCATCT GGATTTGTCTGACAATCAGCTATATGGTGATATACCTTTCTCCATATCAAAGCTGAAGCAGCttgagttttt GAATTTGAAGAGGAATCAGTTGACTGGTCCTATCCCCACAACTTTATCCCAAATCCCAAACCTGAAAACCCT CGATCTTGCACAAAACAAGCTCATTGGAGAGATACCTAGACTACTCTATTGGAATGAAGTCTTGCAGTACCT TGGATTGCGAGGGAACATGTTGACTGGAACTTTGTCCCCTGATATCTGTCAATTAACTGGTCTGTGGTACTT TGATGTAAGAGGCAATAACTTGACTGGAACTATACCTGACAGCATTGGGAACTGTACAAGTTTTGAAATCTT GGACATCTCATATAATCAGATTTCTGGAGAGATTCCCTATAATATTGGATTTCTTCAAGTGGCTACATT GTCACTTCAAGGAAATAGACTAACTGGGAAGATTCCAGAAGTAATTGGTTTAATGCAAGCCCTAGCAATTCT GGATTTGAGTGAGAATGAATTAGTAGGCCCTATCCCTCCAATACTAGGCAATTTGTCCTTCACTGGCAAGCT GTATCTTCATGGAAACAAGCTTACTGGTCCAATACCTGCAGAACTTGGCAACATGTCGAAATTGAGCTACTT GCAATTAAATGACAATCAACTGATGGGTAGAATTCCTAATGAGATTGGAAAACTTGAACACCTTTTTGAATT GAATCTTGCCAACAACCATCTTGTAGGGTCTATTCCGCATAATATAAGCTCTTGTACTGCATTGAATCAGTT TAATGTTCATGGAAATCAGTTAAGCGGCTCCATCCCACTTAGCTTCCGCAGCCTTGAGAGTTTGACCTACCT CAATCTCTCTGCTAACAATTTCAAAGGGAGCATTCCTACCGAGCTGGGACACATCATAAATCTTGATACTCT GGATCTGTCTAGCAATTATTTTTCTGGGCATGTACCAGCATCTGTGGGTTATCTAGAGCACCTTTTGACACT GAACCTGAGTCATAATCAACTTTATGGACCCTTGCCTGGCGAATTTGGCAATCTAAGAAGCATACAAATCAT TGATATGTCCTCCAACAATTTATCGGGTAGCATTCCCCCAGAGTTTGGCCAACTGCAGAACCTTATGTCTCT GATTTTGAATAACAACAACTTGCATGGGAAGATTCCTGATCAGCTTAGTAATTGTTTCAGTCTTACCTCTTT GAACTTATCCTATAATAACTTTTCTGGAGTTATTCCTGCTATGAAGAACTTTTCACGGTTTTCAGCTGAAAG CTTCCTTGGAAATCCTTTATTATGTGGGGATTGGTTAGGATCAATATGTCGTCCTCATATTGCAAAATCCAGAG TGTTTCTATCAAGAATTGCAGTTATATGTCTTGCTCTGGGTTTAATCACATTGTTGGCCATGGTAACTGTTGCTATCCGTAAATCAAGCCAATCGAAGCAATTGGTGAAAGGTTCCGGTAGAATTGGTCAAG GGCCACCGAAACTTGTTATTCTTCATATGGATATGGCTATCCACACCTTAGATGATATAATGAGAAGTACGGAGAATCTCAGTGAGAAATATGCTATAGGGTACGGTGCTTCTAGTACTGTATACAAGTGTGCTTTGAAGAATTCCCGACCAATTGCAGTTAAGCGATTGTACAACCAGCATCCACATAACCTGCAGGAATTTGAGACAGAACTtgaaacaattggcagcattaGGCACAGGAATCTTGTCACGTTGCATGGTTATGCACTAACACCCTATGGGAATCTCCTGTTCTATGATTATATGGCCAATGGCTCTTTGTGGGATCTTCTTCACG GTCCACTGAAGGTGAAACTTGATTGGGAGACACGCTTGAGAATTGCAGTTGGAGCTGCCGAAGGCCTTGCGTATCTCCATCATGACTGCAACCCTCGAATTGTTCACAGGGACATTAAGTCTTCGAACATCCTACTTGATGAGAACTTTGAGGCACACCTTTCGGACTTCGGAACTGCCAAATCCATCTCAAGTGCAAGAACACACACCTCAACCTATGTTCTTGGAACAATAGGCTATATTGACCCTGAATATGCCCGGACATCAAGGCTTAATGAAAAATCAGATGTTTATAGCTTTGGCATTGTTCTACTTGAGTTGCTTACTGGAAAGAAAGCAGTGGATAACGAGTCTAACTTGCACCAACTG ATATTGTCCAAGGCAGATAACAACACTGTAATGGAGGCTGTCGATCCTGAGGTTTCCATTACCTGCATTGATTTGGCTCATGTCAAGAAGACCTTTCAGCTTGCACTGCTTTGCACGAAACGAAACCCTTCCGAAAGGCCTACTATGCACGAAGTTGCCAGGGTTCTGGTCTCACTACTCCCAGCCCCTCCAAGCAAGATGCGCTCTGGCCCTGCCAAGAATGTGGACTATGCACAGTTCTTGATTGGGAAGGGACAACAGCAATCAAAAGTGGAAGGGCTTCAACTGCAGCAGGATAACAATTCATCGAATGCTCAATGGTTTGTGCGCTTTGGGGATGCAATTTCCAAGAACACTCTCTAG
- the LOC112711733 gene encoding uncharacterized protein isoform X2 — protein sequence MSIKASFNNMADVLHDWDDVHNEDFCSWRGIFCDNSSFTVISLNLSSLLLGGEISPAIGDLRNLQSLDLQGNKLSGQIPDEIGNCADLTHLDLSDNQLYGDIPFSISKLKQLEFLNLKRNQLTGPIPTTLSQIPNLKTLDLAQNKLIGEIPRLLYWNEVLQYLGLRGNMLTGTLSPDICQLTGLWYFDVRGNNLTGTIPDSIGNCTSFEILDISYNQISGEIPYNIGFLQVATLSLQGNRLTGKIPEVIGLMQALAILDLSENELVGPIPPILGNLSFTGKLYLHGNKLTGPIPAELGNMSKLSYLQLNDNQLMGRIPNEIGKLEHLFELNLANNHLVGSIPHNISSCTALNQFNVHGNQLSGSIPLSFRSLESLTYLNLSANNFKGSIPTELGHIINLDTLDLSSNYFSGHVPASVGYLEHLLTLNLSHNQLYGPLPGEFGNLRSIQIIDMSSNNLSGSIPPEFGQLQNLMSLILNNNNLHGKIPDQLSNCFSLTSLNLSYNNFSGVIPAMKNFSRFSAESFLGNPLLCGDWLGSICRPHIAKSRVFLSRIAVICLALGLITLLAMVTVAIRKSSQSKQLVKGSGRIGQGPPKLVILHMDMAIHTLDDIMRSTENLSEKYAIGYGASSTVYKCALKNSRPIAVKRLYNQHPHNLQEFETELETIGSIRHRNLVTLHGYALTPYGNLLFYDYMANGSLWDLLHGPLKVKLDWETRLRIAVGAAEGLAYLHHDCNPRIVHRDIKSSNILLDENFEAHLSDFGTAKSISSARTHTSTYVLGTIGYIDPEYARTSRLNEKSDVYSFGIVLLELLTGKKAVDNESNLHQLILSKADNNTVMEAVDPEVSITCIDLAHVKKTFQLALLCTKRNPSERPTMHEVARVLVSLLPAPPSKMRSGPAKNVDYAQFLIGKGQQQSKVEGLQLQQDNNSSNAQWFVRFGDAISKNTL from the exons ATGTCAATCAAGGCTTCCTTCAACAATATGGCAGATGTTCTGCATGACTGGGACGATGTCCACAACGAAGACTTCTGCTCATGGCGTGGCATCTTCTGTGACAATTCTAGCTTCACCGTGATTTCTCT GAACTTGTCGAGCTTGTTACTGGGCGGGGAAATATCACCAGCCATTGGTGATTTAAGAAACTTGCAATCCCT AGACCTGCAGGGGAACAAATTATCCGGTCAAATACCAGATGAAATTGGGAACTGTGCTGATCTTACCCATCT GGATTTGTCTGACAATCAGCTATATGGTGATATACCTTTCTCCATATCAAAGCTGAAGCAGCttgagttttt GAATTTGAAGAGGAATCAGTTGACTGGTCCTATCCCCACAACTTTATCCCAAATCCCAAACCTGAAAACCCT CGATCTTGCACAAAACAAGCTCATTGGAGAGATACCTAGACTACTCTATTGGAATGAAGTCTTGCAGTACCT TGGATTGCGAGGGAACATGTTGACTGGAACTTTGTCCCCTGATATCTGTCAATTAACTGGTCTGTGGTACTT TGATGTAAGAGGCAATAACTTGACTGGAACTATACCTGACAGCATTGGGAACTGTACAAGTTTTGAAATCTT GGACATCTCATATAATCAGATTTCTGGAGAGATTCCCTATAATATTGGATTTCTTCAAGTGGCTACATT GTCACTTCAAGGAAATAGACTAACTGGGAAGATTCCAGAAGTAATTGGTTTAATGCAAGCCCTAGCAATTCT GGATTTGAGTGAGAATGAATTAGTAGGCCCTATCCCTCCAATACTAGGCAATTTGTCCTTCACTGGCAAGCT GTATCTTCATGGAAACAAGCTTACTGGTCCAATACCTGCAGAACTTGGCAACATGTCGAAATTGAGCTACTT GCAATTAAATGACAATCAACTGATGGGTAGAATTCCTAATGAGATTGGAAAACTTGAACACCTTTTTGAATT GAATCTTGCCAACAACCATCTTGTAGGGTCTATTCCGCATAATATAAGCTCTTGTACTGCATTGAATCAGTT TAATGTTCATGGAAATCAGTTAAGCGGCTCCATCCCACTTAGCTTCCGCAGCCTTGAGAGTTTGACCTACCT CAATCTCTCTGCTAACAATTTCAAAGGGAGCATTCCTACCGAGCTGGGACACATCATAAATCTTGATACTCT GGATCTGTCTAGCAATTATTTTTCTGGGCATGTACCAGCATCTGTGGGTTATCTAGAGCACCTTTTGACACT GAACCTGAGTCATAATCAACTTTATGGACCCTTGCCTGGCGAATTTGGCAATCTAAGAAGCATACAAATCAT TGATATGTCCTCCAACAATTTATCGGGTAGCATTCCCCCAGAGTTTGGCCAACTGCAGAACCTTATGTCTCT GATTTTGAATAACAACAACTTGCATGGGAAGATTCCTGATCAGCTTAGTAATTGTTTCAGTCTTACCTCTTT GAACTTATCCTATAATAACTTTTCTGGAGTTATTCCTGCTATGAAGAACTTTTCACGGTTTTCAGCTGAAAG CTTCCTTGGAAATCCTTTATTATGTGGGGATTGGTTAGGATCAATATGTCGTCCTCATATTGCAAAATCCAGAG TGTTTCTATCAAGAATTGCAGTTATATGTCTTGCTCTGGGTTTAATCACATTGTTGGCCATGGTAACTGTTGCTATCCGTAAATCAAGCCAATCGAAGCAATTGGTGAAAGGTTCCGGTAGAATTGGTCAAG GGCCACCGAAACTTGTTATTCTTCATATGGATATGGCTATCCACACCTTAGATGATATAATGAGAAGTACGGAGAATCTCAGTGAGAAATATGCTATAGGGTACGGTGCTTCTAGTACTGTATACAAGTGTGCTTTGAAGAATTCCCGACCAATTGCAGTTAAGCGATTGTACAACCAGCATCCACATAACCTGCAGGAATTTGAGACAGAACTtgaaacaattggcagcattaGGCACAGGAATCTTGTCACGTTGCATGGTTATGCACTAACACCCTATGGGAATCTCCTGTTCTATGATTATATGGCCAATGGCTCTTTGTGGGATCTTCTTCACG GTCCACTGAAGGTGAAACTTGATTGGGAGACACGCTTGAGAATTGCAGTTGGAGCTGCCGAAGGCCTTGCGTATCTCCATCATGACTGCAACCCTCGAATTGTTCACAGGGACATTAAGTCTTCGAACATCCTACTTGATGAGAACTTTGAGGCACACCTTTCGGACTTCGGAACTGCCAAATCCATCTCAAGTGCAAGAACACACACCTCAACCTATGTTCTTGGAACAATAGGCTATATTGACCCTGAATATGCCCGGACATCAAGGCTTAATGAAAAATCAGATGTTTATAGCTTTGGCATTGTTCTACTTGAGTTGCTTACTGGAAAGAAAGCAGTGGATAACGAGTCTAACTTGCACCAACTG ATATTGTCCAAGGCAGATAACAACACTGTAATGGAGGCTGTCGATCCTGAGGTTTCCATTACCTGCATTGATTTGGCTCATGTCAAGAAGACCTTTCAGCTTGCACTGCTTTGCACGAAACGAAACCCTTCCGAAAGGCCTACTATGCACGAAGTTGCCAGGGTTCTGGTCTCACTACTCCCAGCCCCTCCAAGCAAGATGCGCTCTGGCCCTGCCAAGAATGTGGACTATGCACAGTTCTTGATTGGGAAGGGACAACAGCAATCAAAAGTGGAAGGGCTTCAACTGCAGCAGGATAACAATTCATCGAATGCTCAATGGTTTGTGCGCTTTGGGGATGCAATTTCCAAGAACACTCTCTAG